One Colias croceus chromosome 7, ilColCroc2.1 genomic window carries:
- the LOC123693477 gene encoding PH and SEC7 domain-containing protein isoform X4 produces MAEERLVVLNRSDNLGFGFSLLGEAGLPHIIYQIEENSPAARSGEVEAGDVLLKVNGTDVNRFTTREVLKCLRLSSDPVTLRLKKDPQIKASVRRYLSGAAERRSSGVRLKNDKPDSPPSSNSNSNSSSNSSSNGSGVQSGESCEALLTEDRAVRRPRANQPKFEAYMMTGDLILNLSRVEHPHHNHHAPTHRTHYHRYNSTPASPAENRVQARAELSQRHNSSPDTGLTGEHASKLFNSQPASPAGGANSAGEMSSRTQQQIVRTSRSEDHLQFQKESSLSAVAVDMEEDVTSSLNTLLDARPDSATPGPRSESDERDRIVWTYNAPVSQCNGSATSNSTSISDGMSQRSSSPASPTSASWSAVSPRATPPHRHLAPHHHRTLNGDMSLSEAVSNISSPDFQDQDDMFETGRECPRMELSDPSDSDSTILVSEPCHKRAKSNSTFSDHSSDVTLNGGEQKDYRIVIQVKGPDKGGNNNDNLNNNNNMNYAQNGKENGCTSPENQGYQELGSDAGSDEGSDGDSLHSFHYSPKAVDIPSAERLAKRLYHLDGFKKSDVSRHLSKNNEFSRAVAEEYVKHFEFAGATLDCALRTFLSRFALSGETQERERVLVHFSRRYLECNPGSFNSQDAVHTLTCAIMLLNTDLHGCGGGSFRRMSCAEFIDNLAELNDGDNFPRDTLKQLYHAIRTQPLQWALDAETPAATGGENRNNGGTNPFLHVPDQSRAVEYKKGYVMRKCCVEPNGKKTPFGRRGWKMFYCTLRDLVLYLHKDEHGFRRSQMSDNLHNAIRIHHALATKATDYTKKQHVFRLQTADQAEYLFQTSDSKELHSWVETINFVCAAYSAPPLAGAVGSQRKFQRPLLPCSHTKLSMREQLAEHEERVSRLEEELAALRHARDHSRDQPHCRDKDHYLVYEIKRYRTYAYVMRTRGGGANAEEVAPAVPERDRAAPAPGPPPPAPGPHPPAPGPLNPAHAAPPH; encoded by the exons GTAGAAGCGGGAGACGTATTGCTCAAGGTTAATGGGACTGATGTGAACCGGTTCACGACGCGAGAAG ttttaaaatgtttacgaCTCTCCTCGGATCCCGTCACTTTACGACTGAAAAAGG ACCCACAGATCAAAGCGAGTGTGAGGCGGTATCTGTCGGGCGCGGCGGAACGGCGGAGCAGCGGCGTGCGACTCAAGAACGATAA ACCAGACTCGCCGCCGTCGAGCAATTCGAACAGCAACTCATCGAGCAACTCGTCGAGCAACGGCTCGGGCGTGCAGTCAGGCGAGAGCTGTGAGGCGCTGCTCACTGAGGACAGGGCGGTGCGGCGGCCGCGCGCCAACCAGCCAAAGTTCGAAGCGTACATGATGACCGGCGATCTGATACTGAACCTGTCGAGGGTGGAACATCCGCATCATAATCACCACGCACCAACACATAGGACACATTATCATAG ATATAATTCGACGCCGGCGTCACCAGCAGAGAACAGAGTGCAGGCGCGCGCGGAACTTTCCCAGCGACACAACTCGTCGCCCGACACGGGGCTCACTGGGGAACATGCGAGTAAATT ATTCAACTCGCAGCCCGCGTCGCCGGCGGGCGGCGCGAACTCCGCGGGAGAGATGTCGTCGCGAACACAGCAGCAGATTGTACGGACTTCACGATCTGAGGACCACTTGCAG TTCCAGAAGGAGTCGTCCCTCAGTGCGGTCGCGGTGGACATGGAGGAGGATGTGACGTCATCGCTCAATACCTTGCTAGATGCGAGACCGGATTCAGCCACGCCGGGACCGAGGTCGGAATCGGATGAGCGGGATCG AATCGTGTGGACATACAACGCGCCGGTTTCGCAGTGTAATGGGTCCGCTACTTCCAACTCCACATCGATCTCAGATGGCATGTCACAAAG GTCATCATCCCCCGCGTCGCCCACGTCGGCGTCGTGGTCGGCGGTGTCGCCGCGCGCCACGCCCCCGCACCGCCACCTCGCGCCGCACCACCACCGCACGCTCAACG GTGATATGAGCCTATCAGAAGCCGTGTCAAATATATCTAGTCCAGACTTCCAAGACCAGGACGACATGTTTGAAACCGGTCGGGAATGTCCCCGGATGGAACTGTCCGATCCGTCCGATTCCGATTCGACGATATTGGTGTCGGAGCCGTGCCATAAACGGGCCAAGTCCAATTCGACATTTTCGGACCACAGCAGTGACGTCACGCTCAACGGGGGAGAACAGAAGGACTATAGGATAGTGATACAAGTGAAGGGACCAGATAAGGGTGGAAATAATAACGATAACTtgaacaataataacaatatgaaTTATGCGCAAAATGGTAAAGAGAACGGGTGCACGTCGCCGGAGAATCAGGGTTATCAG gAGTTAGGTTCAGACGCAGGGTCAGACGAAGGTTCGGACGGGGACTCGCTACACTCGTTCCACTACAGCCCCAAAGCGGTCGACATTCCTTCAGCAGAGAGACTGGCAAAACGCCTCTACCATTTGGATGGCTTTAAGAAATCCGATGTGTCGAGGCATCTTAGTAAAAA CAACGAGTTCTCGCGCGCGGTGGCCGAGGAGTACGTGAAGCACTTCGAGTTCGCGGGCGCGACGCTGGACTGTGCGCTGCGCACGTTCCTGTCGCGGTTCGCGCTCAGCGGCGAGACGCAGGAGCGCGAGCGCGTGCTCGTGCACTTCTCGCGGCGCTACCTCGAGTGCAACCCGGGCTCGTTCAACTCGCaag ACGCAGTACACACGCTGACGTGCGCGATAATGCTGCTGAACACGGACCTGCACGGGTGCGGCGGCGGCTCGTTCCGGCGCATGTCGTGCGCGGAGTTCATCGACAACCTCGCGGAGCTCAACGACGGCGACAACTTCCCGCGCGACACGCTCAAGCAGCTCTACCACGCGATACGCACGCAGCCGCTGCAGTGGGCTCT CGACGCCGAAACGCCAGCGGCGACGGGCGGCGAAAACCGCAATAACGGCGGCACTAACCCGTTCTTACACGTGCCCGACCAGAGTCGAGCGGTCGAGTACAAAAAGGGATACGTCATGCGCAAGTGCTGTGTCGAACCGAATGGCAAGAAAA cTCCGTTCGGTAGAAGAGGTTGGAAGATGTTCTATTGTACACTACGGGatttagtattatatttacacaAAGATGAACACGGCTTTAGACGGAGTCAAATGTCGGATAATCTACATAATGCTATTAG GATACATCACGCGTTAGCAACGAAAGCGACTGATTACACGAAAAAGCAACACGTCTTCAGATTACAAACTGCAGACCAAGCGgagtatttatttcaaactag CGATTCAAAAGAACTGCACTCGTGGGTGGAGACGATAAACTTCGTGTGCGCGGCGTACTCAGCGCCGCCGCTTGCGGGCGCGGTCGGCTCGCAGCGCAAGTTCCAGCGACCGCTGCTGCCCTGCTCGCACACTAAACTGTCcatg CGCGAGCAGCTGGCCGAGCACGAGGAGCGCGTGTCGCGGCTGGAGGAGGAGCTGGCGGCGCTGCGCCACGCGCGCGACCACTCGCGCGACCAGCCGCACTGCAGGGATAAGGACCACTATCTCGTCTATGAG ATAAAACGTTACCGCACGTACGCGTACGTGATGCGCACGCGCGGCGGCGGCGCGAACGCGGAGGAGGTCGCGCCCGCGGTGCCGGAGCGGGACCGGGCCGCGCCCGCACCGGGCCCGCCCCCCCCCGCGCCCGGCCCGCACCCCCCCGCGCCCGGCCCGCTCAACCCCGCACACGCCGCGCCGCCGCATTGA
- the LOC123693477 gene encoding PH and SEC7 domain-containing protein isoform X5 yields MAEERLVVLNRSDNLGFGFSLLGEAGLPHIIYQIEENSPAARSGEVEAGDVLLKVNGTDVNRFTTREVLKCLRLSSDPVTLRLKKDPQIKASVRRYLSGAAERRSSGVRLKNDKPDSPPSSNSNSNSSSNSSSNGSGVQSGESCEALLTEDRAVRRPRANQPKFEAYMMTGDLILNLSRVEHPHHNHHAPTHRTHYHRYNSTPASPAENRVQARAELSQRHNSSPDTGLTGEHASKLFNSQPASPAGGANSAGEMSSRTQQQIVRTSRSEDHLQKESSLSAVAVDMEEDVTSSLNTLLDARPDSATPGPRSESDERDRIVWTYNAPVSQCNGSATSNSTSISDGMSQRSSSPASPTSASWSAVSPRATPPHRHLAPHHHRTLNGDMSLSEAVSNISSPDFQDQDDMFETGRECPRMELSDPSDSDSTILVSEPCHKRAKSNSTFSDHSSDVTLNGGEQKDYRIVIQVKGPDKGGNNNDNLNNNNNMNYAQNGKENGCTSPENQGYQELGSDAGSDEGSDGDSLHSFHYSPKAVDIPSAERLAKRLYHLDGFKKSDVSRHLSKNNEFSRAVAEEYVKHFEFAGATLDCALRTFLSRFALSGETQERERVLVHFSRRYLECNPGSFNSQDAVHTLTCAIMLLNTDLHGCGGGSFRRMSCAEFIDNLAELNDGDNFPRDTLKQLYHAIRTQPLQWALDAETPAATGGENRNNGGTNPFLHVPDQSRAVEYKKGYVMRKCCVEPNGKKTPFGRRGWKMFYCTLRDLVLYLHKDEHGFRRSQMSDNLHNAIRIHHALATKATDYTKKQHVFRLQTADQAEYLFQTSDSKELHSWVETINFVCAAYSAPPLAGAVGSQRKFQRPLLPCSHTKLSMREQLAEHEERVSRLEEELAALRHARDHSRDQPHCRDKDHYLVYEIKRYRTYAYVMRTRGGGANAEEVAPAVPERDRAAPAPGPPPPAPGPHPPAPGPLNPAHAAPPH; encoded by the exons GTAGAAGCGGGAGACGTATTGCTCAAGGTTAATGGGACTGATGTGAACCGGTTCACGACGCGAGAAG ttttaaaatgtttacgaCTCTCCTCGGATCCCGTCACTTTACGACTGAAAAAGG ACCCACAGATCAAAGCGAGTGTGAGGCGGTATCTGTCGGGCGCGGCGGAACGGCGGAGCAGCGGCGTGCGACTCAAGAACGATAA ACCAGACTCGCCGCCGTCGAGCAATTCGAACAGCAACTCATCGAGCAACTCGTCGAGCAACGGCTCGGGCGTGCAGTCAGGCGAGAGCTGTGAGGCGCTGCTCACTGAGGACAGGGCGGTGCGGCGGCCGCGCGCCAACCAGCCAAAGTTCGAAGCGTACATGATGACCGGCGATCTGATACTGAACCTGTCGAGGGTGGAACATCCGCATCATAATCACCACGCACCAACACATAGGACACATTATCATAG ATATAATTCGACGCCGGCGTCACCAGCAGAGAACAGAGTGCAGGCGCGCGCGGAACTTTCCCAGCGACACAACTCGTCGCCCGACACGGGGCTCACTGGGGAACATGCGAGTAAATT ATTCAACTCGCAGCCCGCGTCGCCGGCGGGCGGCGCGAACTCCGCGGGAGAGATGTCGTCGCGAACACAGCAGCAGATTGTACGGACTTCACGATCTGAGGACCACTTGCAG AAGGAGTCGTCCCTCAGTGCGGTCGCGGTGGACATGGAGGAGGATGTGACGTCATCGCTCAATACCTTGCTAGATGCGAGACCGGATTCAGCCACGCCGGGACCGAGGTCGGAATCGGATGAGCGGGATCG AATCGTGTGGACATACAACGCGCCGGTTTCGCAGTGTAATGGGTCCGCTACTTCCAACTCCACATCGATCTCAGATGGCATGTCACAAAG GTCATCATCCCCCGCGTCGCCCACGTCGGCGTCGTGGTCGGCGGTGTCGCCGCGCGCCACGCCCCCGCACCGCCACCTCGCGCCGCACCACCACCGCACGCTCAACG GTGATATGAGCCTATCAGAAGCCGTGTCAAATATATCTAGTCCAGACTTCCAAGACCAGGACGACATGTTTGAAACCGGTCGGGAATGTCCCCGGATGGAACTGTCCGATCCGTCCGATTCCGATTCGACGATATTGGTGTCGGAGCCGTGCCATAAACGGGCCAAGTCCAATTCGACATTTTCGGACCACAGCAGTGACGTCACGCTCAACGGGGGAGAACAGAAGGACTATAGGATAGTGATACAAGTGAAGGGACCAGATAAGGGTGGAAATAATAACGATAACTtgaacaataataacaatatgaaTTATGCGCAAAATGGTAAAGAGAACGGGTGCACGTCGCCGGAGAATCAGGGTTATCAG gAGTTAGGTTCAGACGCAGGGTCAGACGAAGGTTCGGACGGGGACTCGCTACACTCGTTCCACTACAGCCCCAAAGCGGTCGACATTCCTTCAGCAGAGAGACTGGCAAAACGCCTCTACCATTTGGATGGCTTTAAGAAATCCGATGTGTCGAGGCATCTTAGTAAAAA CAACGAGTTCTCGCGCGCGGTGGCCGAGGAGTACGTGAAGCACTTCGAGTTCGCGGGCGCGACGCTGGACTGTGCGCTGCGCACGTTCCTGTCGCGGTTCGCGCTCAGCGGCGAGACGCAGGAGCGCGAGCGCGTGCTCGTGCACTTCTCGCGGCGCTACCTCGAGTGCAACCCGGGCTCGTTCAACTCGCaag ACGCAGTACACACGCTGACGTGCGCGATAATGCTGCTGAACACGGACCTGCACGGGTGCGGCGGCGGCTCGTTCCGGCGCATGTCGTGCGCGGAGTTCATCGACAACCTCGCGGAGCTCAACGACGGCGACAACTTCCCGCGCGACACGCTCAAGCAGCTCTACCACGCGATACGCACGCAGCCGCTGCAGTGGGCTCT CGACGCCGAAACGCCAGCGGCGACGGGCGGCGAAAACCGCAATAACGGCGGCACTAACCCGTTCTTACACGTGCCCGACCAGAGTCGAGCGGTCGAGTACAAAAAGGGATACGTCATGCGCAAGTGCTGTGTCGAACCGAATGGCAAGAAAA cTCCGTTCGGTAGAAGAGGTTGGAAGATGTTCTATTGTACACTACGGGatttagtattatatttacacaAAGATGAACACGGCTTTAGACGGAGTCAAATGTCGGATAATCTACATAATGCTATTAG GATACATCACGCGTTAGCAACGAAAGCGACTGATTACACGAAAAAGCAACACGTCTTCAGATTACAAACTGCAGACCAAGCGgagtatttatttcaaactag CGATTCAAAAGAACTGCACTCGTGGGTGGAGACGATAAACTTCGTGTGCGCGGCGTACTCAGCGCCGCCGCTTGCGGGCGCGGTCGGCTCGCAGCGCAAGTTCCAGCGACCGCTGCTGCCCTGCTCGCACACTAAACTGTCcatg CGCGAGCAGCTGGCCGAGCACGAGGAGCGCGTGTCGCGGCTGGAGGAGGAGCTGGCGGCGCTGCGCCACGCGCGCGACCACTCGCGCGACCAGCCGCACTGCAGGGATAAGGACCACTATCTCGTCTATGAG ATAAAACGTTACCGCACGTACGCGTACGTGATGCGCACGCGCGGCGGCGGCGCGAACGCGGAGGAGGTCGCGCCCGCGGTGCCGGAGCGGGACCGGGCCGCGCCCGCACCGGGCCCGCCCCCCCCCGCGCCCGGCCCGCACCCCCCCGCGCCCGGCCCGCTCAACCCCGCACACGCCGCGCCGCCGCATTGA
- the LOC123693477 gene encoding PH and SEC7 domain-containing protein isoform X6, with product MAEERLVVLNRSDNLGFGFSLLGEAGLPHIIYQIEENSPAARSGEVEAGDVLLKVNGTDVNRFTTREDPQIKASVRRYLSGAAERRSSGVRLKNDKPDSPPSSNSNSNSSSNSSSNGSGVQSGESCEALLTEDRAVRRPRANQPKFEAYMMTGDLILNLSRVEHPHHNHHAPTHRTHYHRYNSTPASPAENRVQARAELSQRHNSSPDTGLTGEHASKLFYSFRFNSQPASPAGGANSAGEMSSRTQQQIVRTSRSEDHLQFQKESSLSAVAVDMEEDVTSSLNTLLDARPDSATPGPRSESDERDRIVWTYNAPVSQCNGSATSNSTSISDGMSQRSSSPASPTSASWSAVSPRATPPHRHLAPHHHRTLNGDMSLSEAVSNISSPDFQDQDDMFETGRECPRMELSDPSDSDSTILVSEPCHKRAKSNSTFSDHSSDVTLNGGEQKDYRIVIQVKGPDKGGNNNDNLNNNNNMNYAQNGKENGCTSPENQGYQELGSDAGSDEGSDGDSLHSFHYSPKAVDIPSAERLAKRLYHLDGFKKSDVSRHLSKNNEFSRAVAEEYVKHFEFAGATLDCALRTFLSRFALSGETQERERVLVHFSRRYLECNPGSFNSQDAVHTLTCAIMLLNTDLHGCGGGSFRRMSCAEFIDNLAELNDGDNFPRDTLKQLYHAIRTQPLQWALDAETPAATGGENRNNGGTNPFLHVPDQSRAVEYKKGYVMRKCCVEPNGKKTPFGRRGWKMFYCTLRDLVLYLHKDEHGFRRSQMSDNLHNAIRIHHALATKATDYTKKQHVFRLQTADQAEYLFQTSDSKELHSWVETINFVCAAYSAPPLAGAVGSQRKFQRPLLPCSHTKLSMREQLAEHEERVSRLEEELAALRHARDHSRDQPHCRDKDHYLVYEIKRYRTYAYVMRTRGGGANAEEVAPAVPERDRAAPAPGPPPPAPGPHPPAPGPLNPAHAAPPH from the exons GTAGAAGCGGGAGACGTATTGCTCAAGGTTAATGGGACTGATGTGAACCGGTTCACGACGCGAGAAG ACCCACAGATCAAAGCGAGTGTGAGGCGGTATCTGTCGGGCGCGGCGGAACGGCGGAGCAGCGGCGTGCGACTCAAGAACGATAA ACCAGACTCGCCGCCGTCGAGCAATTCGAACAGCAACTCATCGAGCAACTCGTCGAGCAACGGCTCGGGCGTGCAGTCAGGCGAGAGCTGTGAGGCGCTGCTCACTGAGGACAGGGCGGTGCGGCGGCCGCGCGCCAACCAGCCAAAGTTCGAAGCGTACATGATGACCGGCGATCTGATACTGAACCTGTCGAGGGTGGAACATCCGCATCATAATCACCACGCACCAACACATAGGACACATTATCATAG ATATAATTCGACGCCGGCGTCACCAGCAGAGAACAGAGTGCAGGCGCGCGCGGAACTTTCCCAGCGACACAACTCGTCGCCCGACACGGGGCTCACTGGGGAACATGCGAGTAAATT gttttatTCTTTCAGATTCAACTCGCAGCCCGCGTCGCCGGCGGGCGGCGCGAACTCCGCGGGAGAGATGTCGTCGCGAACACAGCAGCAGATTGTACGGACTTCACGATCTGAGGACCACTTGCAG TTCCAGAAGGAGTCGTCCCTCAGTGCGGTCGCGGTGGACATGGAGGAGGATGTGACGTCATCGCTCAATACCTTGCTAGATGCGAGACCGGATTCAGCCACGCCGGGACCGAGGTCGGAATCGGATGAGCGGGATCG AATCGTGTGGACATACAACGCGCCGGTTTCGCAGTGTAATGGGTCCGCTACTTCCAACTCCACATCGATCTCAGATGGCATGTCACAAAG GTCATCATCCCCCGCGTCGCCCACGTCGGCGTCGTGGTCGGCGGTGTCGCCGCGCGCCACGCCCCCGCACCGCCACCTCGCGCCGCACCACCACCGCACGCTCAACG GTGATATGAGCCTATCAGAAGCCGTGTCAAATATATCTAGTCCAGACTTCCAAGACCAGGACGACATGTTTGAAACCGGTCGGGAATGTCCCCGGATGGAACTGTCCGATCCGTCCGATTCCGATTCGACGATATTGGTGTCGGAGCCGTGCCATAAACGGGCCAAGTCCAATTCGACATTTTCGGACCACAGCAGTGACGTCACGCTCAACGGGGGAGAACAGAAGGACTATAGGATAGTGATACAAGTGAAGGGACCAGATAAGGGTGGAAATAATAACGATAACTtgaacaataataacaatatgaaTTATGCGCAAAATGGTAAAGAGAACGGGTGCACGTCGCCGGAGAATCAGGGTTATCAG gAGTTAGGTTCAGACGCAGGGTCAGACGAAGGTTCGGACGGGGACTCGCTACACTCGTTCCACTACAGCCCCAAAGCGGTCGACATTCCTTCAGCAGAGAGACTGGCAAAACGCCTCTACCATTTGGATGGCTTTAAGAAATCCGATGTGTCGAGGCATCTTAGTAAAAA CAACGAGTTCTCGCGCGCGGTGGCCGAGGAGTACGTGAAGCACTTCGAGTTCGCGGGCGCGACGCTGGACTGTGCGCTGCGCACGTTCCTGTCGCGGTTCGCGCTCAGCGGCGAGACGCAGGAGCGCGAGCGCGTGCTCGTGCACTTCTCGCGGCGCTACCTCGAGTGCAACCCGGGCTCGTTCAACTCGCaag ACGCAGTACACACGCTGACGTGCGCGATAATGCTGCTGAACACGGACCTGCACGGGTGCGGCGGCGGCTCGTTCCGGCGCATGTCGTGCGCGGAGTTCATCGACAACCTCGCGGAGCTCAACGACGGCGACAACTTCCCGCGCGACACGCTCAAGCAGCTCTACCACGCGATACGCACGCAGCCGCTGCAGTGGGCTCT CGACGCCGAAACGCCAGCGGCGACGGGCGGCGAAAACCGCAATAACGGCGGCACTAACCCGTTCTTACACGTGCCCGACCAGAGTCGAGCGGTCGAGTACAAAAAGGGATACGTCATGCGCAAGTGCTGTGTCGAACCGAATGGCAAGAAAA cTCCGTTCGGTAGAAGAGGTTGGAAGATGTTCTATTGTACACTACGGGatttagtattatatttacacaAAGATGAACACGGCTTTAGACGGAGTCAAATGTCGGATAATCTACATAATGCTATTAG GATACATCACGCGTTAGCAACGAAAGCGACTGATTACACGAAAAAGCAACACGTCTTCAGATTACAAACTGCAGACCAAGCGgagtatttatttcaaactag CGATTCAAAAGAACTGCACTCGTGGGTGGAGACGATAAACTTCGTGTGCGCGGCGTACTCAGCGCCGCCGCTTGCGGGCGCGGTCGGCTCGCAGCGCAAGTTCCAGCGACCGCTGCTGCCCTGCTCGCACACTAAACTGTCcatg CGCGAGCAGCTGGCCGAGCACGAGGAGCGCGTGTCGCGGCTGGAGGAGGAGCTGGCGGCGCTGCGCCACGCGCGCGACCACTCGCGCGACCAGCCGCACTGCAGGGATAAGGACCACTATCTCGTCTATGAG ATAAAACGTTACCGCACGTACGCGTACGTGATGCGCACGCGCGGCGGCGGCGCGAACGCGGAGGAGGTCGCGCCCGCGGTGCCGGAGCGGGACCGGGCCGCGCCCGCACCGGGCCCGCCCCCCCCCGCGCCCGGCCCGCACCCCCCCGCGCCCGGCCCGCTCAACCCCGCACACGCCGCGCCGCCGCATTGA
- the LOC123693477 gene encoding PH and SEC7 domain-containing protein isoform X7, with protein MMTGDLILNLSRVEHPHHNHHAPTHRTHYHRYNSTPASPAENRVQARAELSQRHNSSPDTGLTGEHASKLFYSFRFNSQPASPAGGANSAGEMSSRTQQQIVRTSRSEDHLQFQKESSLSAVAVDMEEDVTSSLNTLLDARPDSATPGPRSESDERDRIVWTYNAPVSQCNGSATSNSTSISDGMSQRSSSPASPTSASWSAVSPRATPPHRHLAPHHHRTLNGDMSLSEAVSNISSPDFQDQDDMFETGRECPRMELSDPSDSDSTILVSEPCHKRAKSNSTFSDHSSDVTLNGGEQKDYRIVIQVKGPDKGGNNNDNLNNNNNMNYAQNGKENGCTSPENQGYQELGSDAGSDEGSDGDSLHSFHYSPKAVDIPSAERLAKRLYHLDGFKKSDVSRHLSKNNEFSRAVAEEYVKHFEFAGATLDCALRTFLSRFALSGETQERERVLVHFSRRYLECNPGSFNSQDAVHTLTCAIMLLNTDLHGCGGGSFRRMSCAEFIDNLAELNDGDNFPRDTLKQLYHAIRTQPLQWALDAETPAATGGENRNNGGTNPFLHVPDQSRAVEYKKGYVMRKCCVEPNGKKTPFGRRGWKMFYCTLRDLVLYLHKDEHGFRRSQMSDNLHNAIRIHHALATKATDYTKKQHVFRLQTADQAEYLFQTSDSKELHSWVETINFVCAAYSAPPLAGAVGSQRKFQRPLLPCSHTKLSMREQLAEHEERVSRLEEELAALRHARDHSRDQPHCRDKDHYLVYEIKRYRTYAYVMRTRGGGANAEEVAPAVPERDRAAPAPGPPPPAPGPHPPAPGPLNPAHAAPPH; from the exons ATGATGACCGGCGATCTGATACTGAACCTGTCGAGGGTGGAACATCCGCATCATAATCACCACGCACCAACACATAGGACACATTATCATAG ATATAATTCGACGCCGGCGTCACCAGCAGAGAACAGAGTGCAGGCGCGCGCGGAACTTTCCCAGCGACACAACTCGTCGCCCGACACGGGGCTCACTGGGGAACATGCGAGTAAATT gttttatTCTTTCAGATTCAACTCGCAGCCCGCGTCGCCGGCGGGCGGCGCGAACTCCGCGGGAGAGATGTCGTCGCGAACACAGCAGCAGATTGTACGGACTTCACGATCTGAGGACCACTTGCAG TTCCAGAAGGAGTCGTCCCTCAGTGCGGTCGCGGTGGACATGGAGGAGGATGTGACGTCATCGCTCAATACCTTGCTAGATGCGAGACCGGATTCAGCCACGCCGGGACCGAGGTCGGAATCGGATGAGCGGGATCG AATCGTGTGGACATACAACGCGCCGGTTTCGCAGTGTAATGGGTCCGCTACTTCCAACTCCACATCGATCTCAGATGGCATGTCACAAAG GTCATCATCCCCCGCGTCGCCCACGTCGGCGTCGTGGTCGGCGGTGTCGCCGCGCGCCACGCCCCCGCACCGCCACCTCGCGCCGCACCACCACCGCACGCTCAACG GTGATATGAGCCTATCAGAAGCCGTGTCAAATATATCTAGTCCAGACTTCCAAGACCAGGACGACATGTTTGAAACCGGTCGGGAATGTCCCCGGATGGAACTGTCCGATCCGTCCGATTCCGATTCGACGATATTGGTGTCGGAGCCGTGCCATAAACGGGCCAAGTCCAATTCGACATTTTCGGACCACAGCAGTGACGTCACGCTCAACGGGGGAGAACAGAAGGACTATAGGATAGTGATACAAGTGAAGGGACCAGATAAGGGTGGAAATAATAACGATAACTtgaacaataataacaatatgaaTTATGCGCAAAATGGTAAAGAGAACGGGTGCACGTCGCCGGAGAATCAGGGTTATCAG gAGTTAGGTTCAGACGCAGGGTCAGACGAAGGTTCGGACGGGGACTCGCTACACTCGTTCCACTACAGCCCCAAAGCGGTCGACATTCCTTCAGCAGAGAGACTGGCAAAACGCCTCTACCATTTGGATGGCTTTAAGAAATCCGATGTGTCGAGGCATCTTAGTAAAAA CAACGAGTTCTCGCGCGCGGTGGCCGAGGAGTACGTGAAGCACTTCGAGTTCGCGGGCGCGACGCTGGACTGTGCGCTGCGCACGTTCCTGTCGCGGTTCGCGCTCAGCGGCGAGACGCAGGAGCGCGAGCGCGTGCTCGTGCACTTCTCGCGGCGCTACCTCGAGTGCAACCCGGGCTCGTTCAACTCGCaag ACGCAGTACACACGCTGACGTGCGCGATAATGCTGCTGAACACGGACCTGCACGGGTGCGGCGGCGGCTCGTTCCGGCGCATGTCGTGCGCGGAGTTCATCGACAACCTCGCGGAGCTCAACGACGGCGACAACTTCCCGCGCGACACGCTCAAGCAGCTCTACCACGCGATACGCACGCAGCCGCTGCAGTGGGCTCT CGACGCCGAAACGCCAGCGGCGACGGGCGGCGAAAACCGCAATAACGGCGGCACTAACCCGTTCTTACACGTGCCCGACCAGAGTCGAGCGGTCGAGTACAAAAAGGGATACGTCATGCGCAAGTGCTGTGTCGAACCGAATGGCAAGAAAA cTCCGTTCGGTAGAAGAGGTTGGAAGATGTTCTATTGTACACTACGGGatttagtattatatttacacaAAGATGAACACGGCTTTAGACGGAGTCAAATGTCGGATAATCTACATAATGCTATTAG GATACATCACGCGTTAGCAACGAAAGCGACTGATTACACGAAAAAGCAACACGTCTTCAGATTACAAACTGCAGACCAAGCGgagtatttatttcaaactag CGATTCAAAAGAACTGCACTCGTGGGTGGAGACGATAAACTTCGTGTGCGCGGCGTACTCAGCGCCGCCGCTTGCGGGCGCGGTCGGCTCGCAGCGCAAGTTCCAGCGACCGCTGCTGCCCTGCTCGCACACTAAACTGTCcatg CGCGAGCAGCTGGCCGAGCACGAGGAGCGCGTGTCGCGGCTGGAGGAGGAGCTGGCGGCGCTGCGCCACGCGCGCGACCACTCGCGCGACCAGCCGCACTGCAGGGATAAGGACCACTATCTCGTCTATGAG ATAAAACGTTACCGCACGTACGCGTACGTGATGCGCACGCGCGGCGGCGGCGCGAACGCGGAGGAGGTCGCGCCCGCGGTGCCGGAGCGGGACCGGGCCGCGCCCGCACCGGGCCCGCCCCCCCCCGCGCCCGGCCCGCACCCCCCCGCGCCCGGCCCGCTCAACCCCGCACACGCCGCGCCGCCGCATTGA